GTaatgctttgtttatttttcaactgtacaatgaattatttaataACTATCATTATATTGGTATGTGCATATATGAATAATGATATCTCATGTAATATTTATCCAATACCAATATATATGTGATGCCCTCTGAAATCTTCCAGCCTCTGTAATAATAACGCTACCCAGCCACAGACAGCGAGCCTGCCTGCCTGGGAGTGTTGGTCGGAGTGAATTTCTAAGTCAAACTACAACAAGCTAACGTTAATCGTTTAACGTTAGCGCATTGCACAGGACACTGCTTTACAAAGTACCGTGTACACCGAAGAAACTGCAGTTGAAAAGTAAATGACATATATTCACCCTCGCTGTCAAAGTCCTCCAGAAAAGCTTCCAGCTTGGCCGTCTTGGGGTTGTTTTTCCGTTGCTTGGTGGTCCTTTTCCTGGGAGCCATGTCTGCATGGATAGGTACAGGAAACTGGCTAAGTAAATTAACCCCGCTTGACAACATGACGCGGTAGTATCATCACGTTACATTGTGTAGCTTGAGAGTATGATAAAGAATATAACAGAACTTCATCCGgcgttttaaaaagaaactgggAACATGCAGCTGTCTGGTACTCGAGCTAACGTTAAGGTTACTTGTTCTAGCTAACTTTAGTTAGCGTTAGCAATTCCAGCAACGTTAGCTTGCCTCGCAAGCTCGCCAACTTGCTTTACTGACAGTTTCTATCAAACGCACATAAACTTAATGAAACACTCTAAATCATTAATATTTTGTTTCCCATGGTGACCCCTATTTCGTAAGCAATTAACGTAATTTACCTGactatgtttatgtttttcttcGCCGGACGGactcttctttctctgtgtgtgtggttcttcACGAAGCCGTTTTCAAATGTCGGCGCGGGGAGGGACTACGCGCAACGTCAGCCAATTAGGATGCGTGTTTGCTTTGCGTCacgtaaagttttttttggccAATCGTAGCACCAAACGTCAGTGTTTACATCAGAAGGACGGAAGTGGGTTTAGGCAACATGGTAGAAACGTtagaaatgtgattttattagCAGGTAATATTACCTCACGTTTATAGGGTTACAGGAACTGTAATTAAAGAGTCAGTTGCTCCAAAACAGACTAAAACCCTTTAAATACAAGGATCCAATTATTGCACACACGCGGTTTTGCTTTTGGGGTCAACTGACGTCTATAATCAACAACGGAAATGTCCAAACCTGCACTTATTTCACTTCATCAAGCACTGAAGAAAAGCTTCCAGGGTCTTGAACACAATCAGAAAGTATGGACGAGTGTGTTAGCCGATTGCAGCCCTTTGATGGTGTCTCTAGGTAACTTGGCGGAGCAATCGCGAGCGCTTTCCAACGTCCAGATCTCCAACACACCGCTCAGAGACTTTCCTGACCTGGAGGAGCGTCTGCGTTTCAAGCTCCTACAAGCCATGGATACAGTGCTGGTTAAACTCAATGAGAAGATGTAAGTAGAAACcctgcaaaacaaataaagactGTGAGTGATGATGACGTAAAGAGATCTAGGCCACACTCATTTGTAGTGATACATGTATTTTCTGACTAATGTCACTGATAATTATTGGTATGTTAATTCCATTTTACTGTACTTCACTTGTGTTTTACTGACAGGTATCCGTTTGCACCAGCATATACTCATTTTTGCTGTCATGTGCTACTGCTGATTATGATATGCTTCAGTTATTTGCGTCTTATAAACGGTTCGTTACTCCTGTTTCACTGGCAGATACACCTTTTCACCTTCATACTATCacctttcactttctttcaaataaaaagaggCCATAGGCATGTGCCAGTGAAACGTGGTATCTAACAGTGGAACGAGAAATAACTAAAAGCAGCGACATATAGTGATCAGCAGTGGCTTATGCAGTAGGAATCAGTACGTGCCAGTGGAAAGTTGAATCTTTCAGTAAAATGTGAGTGAAATTCCATTTATAAGTGCCAGTAGAGTACAAGCCAGTAGAACGACAGCACATACCACTCTAAAGCACCGGCCACTTTAAAATATCTGCACTGCTGCCCACTCCTCTCCACACTCTCTCTGACTGCCATGTGCAGGTAGAGTACCATGCATTATTCATCGCGATTTCATTATACTCTGCCCAGAGAccaatgaaaataaacagtACTCTTATGTGTCCATTTTTTAGGTAAATGGTAATAAAGGGTATGGCATATATACTATCTTTTCATCCCTCTTTCTGACAGGACTTCTCTACAGTCGGTCAGAGATTCCATCAGTAACCAGGTTTTTGCAGTCTTCCAGCTTTACGAGCAGAACACAGACAGCCTGGATCTGCTTACCGTAACCGAGCGCTCGGCCACCGCCCCGTCTGTCTCTGACATGCTGGAGTGGCTGCAGGATGCCGAGCGTCACTACCGACAACAGTATCCATTCTGGTAAGGTTTGCATTAAGGTTATGTTATGTTtgggctttttttcccccttaacTCGTGTTCAGATGTCTGAGGAGGAAGACTCTGCTGCAGACCCTGAGGGCAGATGAGCTTTCCCTTTTAGAACTGGCTCCCAAAAGATGGAAATCCTTGGAGTCTCCCAGTGCAGAAGACCACATCAAAGGTAAAGTGTCCTATATAATGTTCACAACTTCATTGTAACACACTGTtataactattttattttatatacttGTACAATTTtcaataaacagtttaaaacaatGGTTTGTTATAGTTTATGCTCATAGTGTTGCCCCCGTCATGTATTGACAAGGTATCTTGTGTTTATTAgccaattttgtttttggtaaaaTATTGTATGAAAATAGATAATTGGCtatatgactgtgtgtttttatataagCAGACCAGAAACCAACTCTCAGCCAAATCTATAATGGCTGTTGTTTCATTAGCTTTTAGATTTGTAGGTAAACTAATTACTTATCCTTCTTCTTTCAGATACACTTTGCAAAGTGTCCTTCTTCATTGAGTCCCaataaaaagagggaaaaagcaACATATGTGGAACTCTGACCAGTATTTAAATCTGACTGCATTCATATGAAGAGGCTATAAGAGAAGAGCAAACATACGTAGATGGACACATTTCCTGTGGATTTTAGAGAAAGGACTGGATTTTAATTGTGTCGTAGAATAGTCCCTAGACATGTTCTTGGATGGAAAGTGTGCATTTACACTACTTTATATGGTAATTGAAGATGAAGAGGCAATTACaagtttttttctacaaaaaaaggACCCTGTGGCGTTATTTCATACTTGATTGACGACACTGTTGTCTGTGATGGTTAAAATTGGCCCAAACCGAATGTTTCTTCAAGAATCGACCAGCACACACAAAGATAAAGACAGTCGTGAGGCATAGTTAGTGAAGCACGCTTTAACAAcctctttttatttcacactttcAACGTAGGCACACTCAGTCAAGGCTTCATGTGACAAATTGTGAGGCAATGTCACAGAAAAACTGCTTAAGAAATCACTGCAATCTGCACAACACAAGCCACCATTAAAGCCATCATAACAGTCATACTTTTCAATTTGACAATTTAGGCAATGGGCTTTCTTCAGACTACTATAAATCACAATGCAGTTAAAGTCAAACTTCAAACAAACGTGAAAGCACATTTCACATTACAAAGAGATATACAAAATATAGGTTGAGTATattactaaataaatatataaactatGCGTATGTACTTATagattacaaataaatacttaaaactTGACAGCAAATTTAGGAAAGAACCCAGAGTTTTCAACAGCATTCACTTTAAAACGTTCTCCCTCTCCACCCGCTGTtgttccttcctcctcttcctatACATACTCTTTTAATGGTACACTATTAAATGTGATAGGTTTTGGGTGATCTGGTGCTGAAGCAGGTGAATTAGCAAAGCTCCGGCCTATATAGCCCCTGCGGTACCTGCCGCTCCTCTCCATGAGGGGACAGGTGCTGCTCAACACAGCTCCACTGATCATGAGAATAACCGCAGACGCCCAGCCCAGATATATAGCCTGGCCCAGCTCTCGTTTGTGCATCAGTGGCACATTGGGGTTATAGAAATCCTGGATGACTGTGTTAGCAGTCCAGGAAATGGGAATCAGCACACACAGGCCGGTCAGAATGAAGAGAACCCCGCCTGAGAGCGCGATGCCCGCCTTGGCTTGGCGGTCGTCCCCGGCGCAGGTGGTGCACTTCATGCCGCAGCAGGACACTGTGCAGGAGAGCCAGCCCATGAAGATGGCCAGACACATGAGGGCGCGGGCCGCCTGGATGTCTGGAGGCAAGGCCAATAGGGAGTCATACGTCTTACACTGCATGTGACCAGTGGTCTGGTAGATGCAGTTCATCCAGATGCCTTCCCACTTGATCTCTGACGTCAGGATGTTGCTACCGATGAAGGCCGAGACCTTCCACTGGGGCAAGGCCGTGACAGCGATCGCCATGATCCAGCCGGTCACTGCGCAGGTGAAGCTGATCAGCTGCATGCCAGTGTTGGCCATGATGACGATGACTATTTAGTCCAGTTTATGAGGGATTACAGGGTCCTCTTTTTCTACTACAGTTACCTCTTATTTTGTGTATCCTTCTTTGTGGTCTTCAAAGTCTACTCCTTTTGTTTTACTTGTCCCCTTCCTGTCTGGATTGGACAAGCTTTCTACGGTCTCTGTCCCAATGCCACTTTGTCAGCAgccattttcttctctttttcttttcctcttcaaCATCTGCTCACTGTTCCACGTGTCCTCTATTCCGTGTTACCCAGAAGTAATCACTCTCTTTATCTCCACAGTCATTCACCTTTTTCAAAGGATCAGAGGcactttctcctccttttcattCCTCAGTTTGATTCAATGCATTATTGAGTAGCTAATAGCTGTGCAGCCACCTGTGGCAGCCCGCAATAGGAGGATCGATCAGACTTTACGGTCCGGGCCTTGTGGATGAAATGGATCCAAGGCAGGCTTTGTATGTTCTTGTGGAACTGTTTCTTCGCCTTCAGCTCTGGTTCAAATCCAGGAAGACAATAGTTGAGCTGCAGTGTATTTGAGTGCCACACTCCTGGTATGGTGTAGCCTTACCTAGATGGATCGGACTGATGTAAACGGATACTTCAACTCAAGGCCACTGATGCTGCTATGCATGTATCCTGTCACACTAAGGTTGAAAAAAGAGATGCTTGAttacacagaagaaaaaaaacctgcataTCTTTTTACCTCTTAGTAAACAGAAATCCAATGTTTGGTCCTCAAGGAATGAATGAAACAAACATCCTGTTGAGATGAACAGTTAGCTGCTTGAGAGTCAATCACAAGACGTTATTCCAGCCACTTATTTGAGCAGGTTTTTCTAAGAATCCACATCAAATGTCtctaaatctaaaaaattaCAGGCTTCCAGAGTAGAACAGCCAGCAGAACTCGTCATTagacactgctgctgctgccagctgAAGTATCTCCTTGTTGACAATAAATGGCGCTGGGGTCCAAGCCTTGATGAAGCCACTTCAGCTGTTGTTTGGCTTCACCCTGCCCCCAACTATTTCCTTTAGTAGCAGTGTAGCCCAAATGGGCCAGTCTGGTCCCAAAGAAAGGTATAAATAACAAATCAGGGCCGTATAGTCAGACCTCTGGATAAGTAGAGCATCTGTTCACTCCCTCCAACAATCTTCAGTACCGCTGTTGACAGTCAAACCTGTGAGTGCAACACTGAacccctggaaaaaaaaacagcgatgcaggagggagggagagggcaAAAGAGGGTAAGACAAcaaaagaagggagggagggatggatggccGAGGATGGAGAGCTGTCTGTAGGTGGATCAgttaacacaaagacaacatggcATGTGGTATTGCTTTGTAccacacaaacatgtattttaaaaggagCTTTCACAAAAATGACCTTTCACTTATCCTTTTTGTCTgcaatgaaagagagaaagtgctTCACAAAGGGGGCCataggttgttttgttttttctccctctctctaacAACTGTTGTTGAAATGCTGAAAAGCCACAGGAGAAATACAcagggaaaaaaatcttttgtatGATTGTGTCACCTGGACAAAGGAAATAACAAAACCTGTAATTGTCCCaacattgatttgtttgtttaatgttaatagatttgtgtcattttaattagaTTTAATAACAGACTGACTATAGCAAGTCTATATCAgatgatttatatttatatttatatcagaCCCTGGTTTTAACAGCATGATCTGACAGCACCTTTATTCAGAAATGTCCCTTCAACCCAAGACTGCTCTCGCTCCACGTGCGTTACACTGAACCTTGGTGTGCCATTGTGCCGATGAATTAAATATCATGGCATCAAGATCTGTGGTTCAGGTTTCCTTTCTTCTGTAGCCCCCGCTCTCCTTGGCAACGGTGGTCATGACAACCATCCGCTATACAGGAAACAGGAGAGTAGAGGGGATGATACACAAAGGGAAGCAGAGGAAAGTGACACATACCAATGACGGCTATCCAGGCTGAATGAATAAACAGACAGATGTAGGTGTGTGCCTGTAGCAGGGACATTACGCTACAGTTATTGCGGCCCGATGTTGATTATAATAAAGAGAAATTTCACCACAAATGGGGTAAATGAGGTTTGTTCCTGttcattttacatacaaaaatattgaaattattgGAAATTCCTTGCATTCCCTTGTTCCAGAGGTCCGACCAGCTGACTGCATGAGCTCTTTTACCTGAGGCACCAGGAGGGGAGAGACGTGCTCaacacaacaaccacagctttGTATCCAAAGGCACGTGGAAAAGTGGAATATTTAGTGAGAAAtctcttaaatgtttttctaaaaaggaTAACCAGGTCAAGtcttaaatgttaaatcaaattttaatatTGAAAATTAAGTTACAACCATTTATGGACTAATGCAAGACAAAAtattctcattttttattttttcaataagtTTTGCCACCAGCAAGATTGTTTTGATAATCAGTATAAATAGATAACTAATTAAATGGTTTAAAGATGACAAGAGCTCTCAATCAAATGCTCATTTTTAGTCGATTGCTCTTTTGTTTAATAATAAATTGTTGTGCTGTGGGAaaatctttgtgtttctttccaaACATATTTGAACCACTGCCTACCCTACATTCACATCAAATATTATAGGGAAAGCTAatttttttcctcacattttCAGCCCAAACATAAGTGGACTGCTGGTAatgatataataaaaagaaaaatgtatgagGATAATTTGTTAATACTTGTCCTACTTTTATGTGAATTCAGTGGACTTTGTTTACGGACTGATTGTTTGTGTACCTGCTAGGATGTAAAATGTAACTTATTCACAGTTCAAGCTGCTGCATGAGTTattaacataaatacattttacatgtcTAGGTAAGGCCCTGAGCTACAGAATATAACTAACATTTTAGTTCTAGGGTAGTTCAGTAAAGCCCATAGATCCTCTGAGGCCCACACACACCGAGTGCAAAGAGTAAGAACAAGTTCTTAGCAATTCTTGAAAAAGAAGTTCAGCTCGACTCTATCCACACTGGTaaacaaggaaagaaaacacaggtgTGTAAGAACATAAGACATCTTCATGTGTCATTCAGCTGTTCTAAGATATCGAGTTGAGAAAATGGAAAGATCCcgtttatgttttaattaatcttGTGATCCCATTTAACTTGGCAAAGAATGCCATCTAGTGACAAAATACATAGAGATGTTGGTGTTAATTGGTCACTAGCTCTATAAAAAGGACACACTGCAAGAACCCCCCTTTCATTAGCATGACACGCCATCTGTCATCAATGACGAGAAAACACCAGCTCTGTTATAGGCATAAAATACCAATTTATTACTTTGCACATTAACACAAGAATTCCCTGCAggctaagaaaaaaaaaaaaaaaaaaaaaaaaaagtcacaaaatagcAATAATACAGAGTGAATGGCCCTCTGCTGTTGGGGCAGAGGTAAAACATGCCCCACCCTCTCACAACTGGTCAGAAAGGGTTCCATTCATTCACAGAATCGGAGCGTTCCATTCACGGAATTGGAATGTTCCAATTCTATAATTCTATTGCTATTAGACAATCACACACAGCTTCAGAGACCactagcagaaaaaaaaaacagagcagagcTATAACAAACCCCTAAAAAGGAaccaaaaagggaaaaaataaatgaaaatacacaatacacaatgtCAAATTACAAATCCTTTAAGATAACAATATATCAAAGTGAgaggaatttaaaaataattcatgctCTCTATCGGGGCACAGAAAGAAttatgatctttttttaaaaaggttaaaaagaggTAATCCTGCTCCCTTGATGCCATGGGGACCCCTTCACAAAGAGGAAGTGCATTTGTGATAGGTCAGCAGAGTTGCCATGGAGACAGGAGAGCCCCTACCAAGAGGCGTGGCCACAGGTACAAACCAGGAACGAGGAGACAAAATGGTAACCTGGCAAGAGGAGAGGGGTCCGGACTTTAACGGGTCCACGTTTGAAGAAAGTACCTCGTTTGAAATTGAACACGACGCAAAGAGCTGGGCCCCCTCCCCTCAGAAAACAGCTTGTACCTCCCAAATTACTGACATTTGTGTAGGAATCTTTAAATGCATCTTAGAGAGACTGGACAAATATTGCTAGCCTAAAACAGTCGCACTAAATTGATAAacatttgccccccccccaaaaaagctttatatttttcctttctcataataaatatgatttaaaaaaaaaaaaagttattttttttatttaaattttttttaaaaggacaatACTCTGGCATGCAGGCGAGCAAAGTCTacattttgttactttaaaagaaaattgtctAAAACTACATAACTATTCCACCAAATGCACATTCCCACTGATTGATacaagcaaataaaataaaaaataataaaagtacaGATACACAATAGCGAGAGACCAACAACCACAATGAGTAGAATTATAGCttcgtttttttttccacatttgaaaACTAACTGGGTTAATATTGCTTTGAAATGTCATGTTACCAACAGGACGTGATCATTCATGCTGGAGGTTTAATGATCAAATATAGTTAAGGATATCAAAACATTAAATCATTCCCCATTAGAGATGCCAGATGAATATTTAATCCCAGCCCGCTTGGTAAAACTAgtgcatgttttaaaaactgatctgacccctttaaacaAAGAGTAAAACTTATTGCATGCAATGCCTGGACAACACCCTCCCAAGCCCCCGAACTAGCCACCCTCGTTTCCTGCTTCTCCGGTCCTGGCCGATGCCAACGCGCACGCCTTCAACAGGCAGGTGCTCAAACTCATTCATAGTAAACCTGCTGCTTTACGGGTGGTTTATTACAAAAGGGTTTCCACTGAGCTGTCCCCTCCTGATGAGGCGTGCATGTCGACTGTTTCTCCAAATTCTCCTGTCCTACAGCTTCATCTGATCGCTACACAACGGGGCACCACACTTGTGCAACTGTCACCACAGCACGTCACAGATGGCAATATGTTTTCCATTCTAACAGTTTGACAAGTGTTTGTACAGGGGGCACAAGGGCAGTGCTTATGCTTATTGTCAATTAATTTAATCCAGTGTTAAAAACGCatacaaaatatgaaacaaacaCAGTCAAATAGCAGATACTTTAAGGTGGGTATActtcaaatacacacagagtaatagaaaccatttttttaaagtctaaaaaTTCAACTCATTGCTTAtcacaaacagttttttaaacaaatccctCAATCTAGGTTCACTCTGATTACAATCCCTGATTGTCTCCA
The genomic region above belongs to Etheostoma cragini isolate CJK2018 chromosome 14, CSU_Ecrag_1.0, whole genome shotgun sequence and contains:
- the LOC117956970 gene encoding claudin-4, with protein sequence MANTGMQLISFTCAVTGWIMAIAVTALPQWKVSAFIGSNILTSEIKWEGIWMNCIYQTTGHMQCKTYDSLLALPPDIQAARALMCLAIFMGWLSCTVSCCGMKCTTCAGDDRQAKAGIALSGGVLFILTGLCVLIPISWTANTVIQDFYNPNVPLMHKRELGQAIYLGWASAVILMISGAVLSSTCPLMERSGRYRRGYIGRSFANSPASAPDHPKPITFNSVPLKEYV
- the c19h1orf109 gene encoding uncharacterized protein C1orf109 homolog; this translates as MSKPALISLHQALKKSFQGLEHNQKVWTSVLADCSPLMVSLGNLAEQSRALSNVQISNTPLRDFPDLEERLRFKLLQAMDTVLVKLNEKMTSLQSVRDSISNQVFAVFQLYEQNTDSLDLLTVTERSATAPSVSDMLEWLQDAERHYRQQCLRRKTLLQTLRADELSLLELAPKRWKSLESPSAEDHIKDTLCKVSFFIESQ